One window from the genome of Dermacentor silvarum isolate Dsil-2018 chromosome 7, BIME_Dsil_1.4, whole genome shotgun sequence encodes:
- the LOC119459332 gene encoding uncharacterized protein LOC119459332, whose product MEPTAADRQRDEAGCLEDSVVTSAADSDDATHGSATKTEVTTVLAADASCSVTPHADTSASRQQSRVSIADSVAAPASPTTDSSSDPCLLCCTLSVINATEPTIRVSSTDTISATASEPPSPARSSSSRTRRGQTPPVDRPSKPRSTAQDTQR is encoded by the coding sequence ATGGAGCCCACTGCCGCCGACCGGCAAAGAGACGAGGCCGGGTGCCTCGAAGACAGTGTCGTGACGTCAGCTGCTGACTCCGACGACGCCACACATGGATCGGCAACCAAGACAGAGGTCACCACGGTGTTGGCAGCTGACGCCAGCTGCAGTGTGACACCGCACGCAGACACTTCGGCGAGCCGACAGCAGTCACGAGTGTCCATCGCTGACTCAGTGGCGGCACCGGCATCGCCGACGACTGATTCGTCGTCAGACCCGTGCCTCCTGTGCTGCACGCTCTCCGTGATAAACGCCACCGAGCCCACGATCAGGGTGTCCAGCACAGACACCATTTCCGCCACTGCCAGCGAACCCCCATCACCCGCACGCAGTTCCTCAAGCAGGACCCGACGAGGCCAGACACCCCCCGTGGACAGACCCAGCAAACCCCGCTCGACAGCGCAAGATACTCAACGCTAG